A genomic segment from Deltaproteobacteria bacterium encodes:
- a CDS encoding fumarylacetoacetate hydrolase family protein: protein MKLIRFLSKENQVLCGLYEPELQDQARIIRGDIFGKFKVTSKSATIHSVLPPVSPCNILALGLNYRKHADETNVSYPEIPVVFIKATTSVIGHMSPILLPTAGPENVDYEAELAIIIGRKVKNVPPSEAMDCILGYTCANDVSARDWQIEKQKKQWARGKSFDTFCPMGPYLVTREEIPDPQNLRIRTILNGRTVQDSNTSDMIFDIPSIVSDLSRSMTLLPGTVILTGTPEGVGFTRQPPVFLQDGDSVTIDIEKIGQLKNPVKREEQRENIIYLGRRGVQKPLVLGD from the coding sequence ATGAAACTTATTCGATTCCTTTCTAAGGAAAATCAAGTCCTGTGCGGACTGTATGAACCGGAACTCCAGGATCAAGCCAGGATCATTCGGGGAGACATTTTTGGAAAGTTTAAAGTAACGTCGAAGTCAGCAACAATTCATTCTGTCCTGCCACCTGTTTCTCCATGCAATATCCTGGCACTTGGGCTCAACTACAGGAAACATGCCGACGAAACAAACGTGTCGTATCCCGAAATACCGGTAGTTTTTATTAAAGCAACGACAAGCGTAATTGGGCACATGTCGCCTATTCTCCTTCCCACAGCAGGGCCGGAAAATGTCGATTATGAGGCAGAGCTCGCTATCATTATTGGCAGGAAGGTCAAAAATGTTCCTCCCTCCGAAGCAATGGACTGTATTTTAGGCTACACGTGCGCCAATGACGTCAGTGCCCGCGACTGGCAGATTGAAAAACAAAAAAAGCAATGGGCCAGGGGAAAGAGCTTTGATACGTTCTGTCCTATGGGACCCTATTTGGTTACGCGGGAGGAAATACCTGACCCCCAGAATCTCCGTATCCGCACGATATTAAATGGTAGAACCGTCCAGGATTCTAATACCTCCGACATGATTTTCGATATCCCTTCAATTGTCAGCGACCTTTCAAGATCGATGACATTGCTGCCTGGTACGGTGATTTTGACCGGTACACCGGAGGGTGTCGGCTTTACCCGACAACCCCCTGTATTCCTTCAGGACGGTGATAGTGTTACCATAGACATAGAAAAAATTGGTCAATTAAAGAACCCTGTCAAAAGAGAAGAGCAGAGAGAGAACATTATTTATTTAGGAAGAAGAGGGGTTCAAAAACCGCTGGTTTTAGGTGATTAA